The following proteins are encoded in a genomic region of Sneathiella marina:
- a CDS encoding molybdopterin-containing oxidoreductase family protein, which translates to MSLELPSVCPLDCPDTCSLTVTVDEGKVEKVRGSTANPITGGVVCNKVARYYPEFVHGENRLTTPLKRVGKKGAGEFVAISWDEALDTVHENFSRIIEEHGPQAIMPFNYSGPHGLLAGGSMDLRFFYRLGASLLHRRSLCGGIKSEAYKGTFGDSASMQPEQAAKAKLIVVWGNNVTYSNLHLAPIIKVAKANGAKLVVIDPKRIKIAEQADMHLAVRPGMDLILAWAIAMELERIGGFDQSFIDQHVQGASEFMQEARAYSIEESSDLCGISVEDIRAFAKLYKDSNPAALSVGNGLERNKNGGNGIRAIFALPSLCGKFGVAGGGLIGGSGNLFPKTLGKLQRPDLVPEGTRTLNILDIGQHLVEEDLDIPLKGLFIYNHNPVIVCPDQNLLKKGLEREDVFIVGCEVAMTDSMKYADIVLPACTHFEHEDIFCAYGQPYVQRAEAVIDPVGQALPNTEIFRRLAAKFGFNEEIFKATDKELIDDALDSSDPRLMGYKPSEIPLGTALSMESMQGETVMFDNVIPSTPSGKIELKSTYLAETFNQDIPTYTKLEDSFPLYLVTPSSSKMITSTFGGVKANDDTPLLEMHPEDARSRGLADGAQVRVYNDLGTVFLPLKVTENVRPGVLYSPKGSWFRTTPNDQTVSALAPTTKADLSEGACFNDCKVEVVAV; encoded by the coding sequence ATGTCTCTTGAACTTCCAAGTGTATGTCCGCTGGATTGTCCCGATACTTGTAGTCTCACCGTAACGGTGGATGAAGGTAAAGTTGAGAAAGTCCGTGGGTCGACAGCAAACCCGATAACAGGTGGTGTCGTGTGTAACAAGGTCGCGCGATATTATCCCGAATTTGTTCATGGTGAAAATCGTCTGACTACACCGTTAAAAAGGGTTGGAAAAAAGGGCGCCGGCGAGTTTGTGGCAATTTCCTGGGACGAAGCACTTGATACTGTGCATGAAAATTTCTCTAGAATAATTGAAGAGCATGGTCCTCAAGCAATTATGCCGTTCAATTATTCCGGTCCGCATGGGTTGTTGGCCGGCGGCTCAATGGACCTTCGGTTTTTTTACAGACTTGGTGCGTCCCTATTGCATCGGAGGTCGTTATGCGGCGGTATTAAATCGGAAGCCTATAAGGGAACTTTCGGCGACAGCGCCTCCATGCAGCCGGAGCAGGCTGCAAAAGCAAAATTGATTGTGGTTTGGGGAAACAATGTCACCTATTCCAATCTCCATTTGGCGCCAATTATAAAAGTTGCAAAGGCAAATGGTGCGAAATTGGTGGTTATTGATCCAAAGCGTATCAAGATTGCAGAGCAGGCTGACATGCATCTTGCGGTGCGACCTGGCATGGATCTGATCCTCGCCTGGGCTATAGCGATGGAATTGGAGCGCATTGGCGGCTTCGATCAGAGTTTTATTGACCAGCATGTGCAAGGCGCCAGCGAGTTTATGCAAGAAGCACGCGCATACAGTATTGAGGAATCCTCAGACCTCTGTGGAATTTCCGTTGAGGATATACGTGCTTTTGCAAAACTCTACAAAGACAGTAATCCTGCGGCACTTTCCGTTGGAAACGGCCTTGAACGGAACAAGAATGGCGGAAACGGTATTCGGGCCATTTTTGCGTTGCCGTCCCTATGCGGCAAATTCGGGGTTGCTGGCGGGGGATTAATTGGCGGTTCCGGTAACCTGTTTCCGAAAACCCTTGGAAAATTACAGAGACCTGACCTGGTGCCAGAGGGTACAAGAACGTTGAATATTCTGGATATCGGACAGCATTTAGTCGAAGAGGATCTCGATATTCCTTTGAAGGGATTGTTTATCTACAACCATAACCCTGTCATTGTGTGCCCAGATCAAAATCTCCTGAAGAAGGGTCTTGAACGCGAGGATGTATTTATCGTCGGCTGCGAAGTTGCGATGACGGATAGTATGAAATATGCGGATATCGTGCTTCCTGCTTGTACCCATTTTGAACATGAGGATATTTTCTGTGCTTATGGACAGCCTTATGTTCAACGGGCGGAGGCGGTAATCGATCCAGTAGGGCAAGCACTTCCTAATACGGAGATTTTTCGTCGGCTCGCTGCAAAATTCGGTTTTAACGAAGAAATTTTCAAAGCTACGGATAAAGAATTGATCGACGATGCACTGGATTCATCTGATCCGCGATTAATGGGATATAAACCGAGTGAAATTCCACTCGGAACAGCACTTTCCATGGAATCCATGCAGGGTGAAACAGTTATGTTTGACAATGTAATCCCGTCAACGCCGAGCGGAAAAATTGAGTTGAAATCAACCTATCTCGCAGAAACCTTCAACCAGGATATTCCGACTTATACTAAGTTGGAAGATAGTTTCCCTTTGTATTTGGTCACACCTTCGTCAAGTAAGATGATCACCTCAACATTTGGGGGTGTGAAAGCCAATGACGACACGCCTTTATTGGAAATGCATCCGGAAGATGCGCGGTCCCGTGGATTGGCGGACGGCGCTCAGGTTCGGGTTTATAATGATCTTGGAACGGTTTTTCTACCGTTGAAAGTCACTGAAAATGTCCGTCCGGGTGTGTTATACTCGCCGAAAGGGTCGTGGTTCAGGACGACACCAAATGATCAAACCGTATCTGCATTGGCGCCGACAACCAAAGCGGATTTGTCAGAAGGGGCTTGCTTCAATGACTGTAAAGTTGAGGTAGTGGCTGTTTAA
- a CDS encoding GFA family protein — translation MEDEKKSLRATGGCLCAKIRFEIYQPLRQISICHCKQCRQSAGYLAGFTVCDPENLVFLQDEGLKWYESSEHAKRGFCDNCGSSIFWTEIKGGNMGIAAGSLDEPTGLTSGIHIFTEFAGDYYEIKDGLPQRKADRHADDLLSSS, via the coding sequence ATGGAAGACGAGAAAAAATCTTTGCGCGCCACAGGCGGTTGTTTATGCGCAAAGATACGCTTCGAGATATATCAACCTCTGCGGCAAATCTCGATATGTCATTGCAAACAATGCCGACAATCCGCTGGATATTTAGCGGGCTTTACGGTTTGTGACCCTGAAAACCTCGTTTTTTTACAAGACGAAGGTTTGAAATGGTACGAATCTTCTGAACACGCCAAGCGTGGCTTCTGCGATAACTGCGGTTCCAGTATATTCTGGACAGAGATAAAAGGTGGAAATATGGGTATTGCCGCCGGTTCGCTTGACGAGCCCACAGGGCTTACTTCGGGCATTCATATTTTCACCGAATTCGCAGGTGATTATTATGAAATCAAGGATGGCTTGCCACAACGCAAAGCCGATCGACATGCGGACGATTTATTGAGCAGTTCCTAA
- a CDS encoding glycerate kinase type-2 family protein, with protein MQQPEEFLKSLFDVAVAAADPMACLPAHLPNPPKGRTIVIGAGKAAASMAKAVEDNWQGPLTGLVVTRYAHGLPLKNIKVVEAGHPMPDIEGAKAADEILELLTDLSEDDLVLCLVSGGGSSLLAKPGGTISLAEKKQVTRELLACGANITEMNILRKHLSAIKGGRLALATAPAQLMTYMISDVPGDDPAIIASGPTVPDVSTSADALAVLSKYKISAPQSVLSFLGSANSSTPGPGHPAFKNSKTIMITTPQVSLQAAAEAAKAHGITPVILGDSIEGEARDVAQVFASIVRQTADHDQPAAKPCVLLSGGETTVTVRESDGKPGRGGRNCEFLLSLLVSLDPMPDAYALACDTDGIDGTEDNAGAMVTPTSLERAASNSLDAREYLARHDSYTFFETLGDLIKTGPTRTNVNDFRAILII; from the coding sequence ATGCAACAACCCGAAGAATTTCTCAAATCTCTATTCGACGTTGCAGTAGCTGCCGCTGATCCAATGGCCTGCCTGCCCGCACATTTACCAAATCCGCCAAAGGGACGAACGATTGTCATTGGGGCCGGGAAGGCGGCTGCCTCCATGGCGAAAGCCGTTGAGGATAATTGGCAGGGACCACTGACAGGTCTTGTGGTTACAAGATATGCTCATGGATTGCCTCTAAAAAACATTAAGGTCGTCGAGGCCGGGCACCCGATGCCAGATATTGAAGGCGCCAAGGCTGCGGATGAAATTTTGGAATTACTGACGGACCTTAGCGAGGATGACCTTGTTTTGTGCCTTGTTTCCGGTGGCGGGTCTTCTTTGTTGGCGAAACCTGGTGGCACCATATCATTGGCTGAAAAGAAACAGGTGACCCGTGAGCTGTTGGCTTGCGGTGCAAATATCACTGAAATGAATATTCTTCGTAAACATCTTTCTGCAATCAAGGGAGGGCGACTTGCCCTCGCCACGGCTCCTGCACAACTCATGACATATATGATTTCAGATGTTCCAGGGGATGATCCGGCAATTATCGCGTCCGGACCGACTGTTCCGGATGTTTCGACATCTGCGGATGCATTGGCTGTTTTGTCCAAATACAAGATTTCGGCTCCGCAATCCGTATTATCGTTTTTGGGTTCTGCTAACTCATCCACACCAGGACCAGGTCATCCAGCCTTTAAGAACAGCAAAACCATAATGATCACCACGCCTCAGGTGTCACTCCAAGCTGCTGCAGAGGCAGCAAAAGCGCATGGAATTACACCGGTTATTCTAGGCGATAGTATTGAAGGAGAGGCCCGGGATGTCGCGCAGGTATTTGCTTCTATTGTCAGGCAAACAGCAGACCATGATCAACCAGCAGCAAAACCCTGTGTATTGCTGTCGGGCGGCGAAACGACGGTAACGGTACGGGAAAGCGATGGAAAACCCGGCCGGGGCGGGCGCAATTGCGAGTTTCTTTTAAGTTTGCTTGTCTCTCTCGATCCCATGCCGGATGCATATGCATTAGCGTGCGATACCGACGGTATCGATGGCACGGAAGATAATGCCGGTGCTATGGTGACCCCGACCTCTTTGGAGAGAGCCGCGTCGAATTCACTGGATGCTAGGGAGTATTTGGCACGGCATGACTCATATACATTTTTTGAGACACTTGGTGATTTAATAAAGACAGGTCCGACCCGAACCAATGTGAATGACTTTCGCGCAATACTTATTATCTAA
- a CDS encoding helix-turn-helix domain-containing protein: MSDQKNTPPAVGQNINRLRKEKQLTLDQLAAVCGVSKSMLSQIERNETNPTLAIVWRLAEALGESIDDLIKGSEDQHSLTVINNSSVPVLNDANEQYSLRVLGPASLVNDMEWYEITLKPGGQLTSGAHTARTTEHLTVLGGELEITAGGEKDRVLEGETARYAADQPHAIRNPTDQTARALLVVLMGKQI, translated from the coding sequence ATGTCAGATCAAAAAAATACTCCCCCGGCCGTCGGGCAGAATATTAATCGCCTGCGTAAGGAAAAACAGCTCACGCTCGATCAGCTCGCCGCTGTTTGTGGTGTTTCAAAGTCGATGCTGTCGCAAATAGAAAGAAACGAAACAAATCCGACACTGGCAATTGTCTGGCGTTTGGCTGAGGCGCTTGGGGAATCCATTGATGACCTCATCAAAGGATCCGAGGATCAACATAGTCTCACTGTCATCAATAATTCCTCCGTCCCTGTTCTGAATGATGCCAATGAACAGTACAGCCTGAGAGTTCTGGGCCCGGCAAGCTTGGTCAATGATATGGAATGGTATGAAATCACCCTTAAACCCGGCGGACAATTGACGTCAGGTGCCCATACGGCAAGAACTACGGAACATCTGACAGTGCTAGGCGGAGAGCTTGAGATTACTGCGGGCGGCGAAAAAGATCGTGTCCTGGAGGGAGAAACCGCGCGATATGCAGCGGATCAACCTCACGCCATCCGCAATCCGACAGATCAAACCGCCCGGGCTTTACTTGTCGTGCTTATGGGAAAGCAGATCTAA
- the tdh gene encoding L-threonine 3-dehydrogenase, giving the protein MFTIAKTEATRGIWSANRNFPEGPGRGMVMVDVIAAGICGTDYHIYNWDSWSSGRIKTPMTIGHEFVGVISALGEGVSGYRLGERVSAECHIACGECHFCRTGNAHICENTCIIGVDRPGAFAQQVEIPASNLWRVPDAIPDRHAAVYDPVGNAMHMVVTAKVTARDVLIVGGGPIGLFAAAIAKAHGARTVIVQEPNQSRAAIAQSLDIDLVVNPRAPECDAQILEVTNGHGPDVVLEVSGNGAALNAALNLAAPGAIVALLGIPGGPVELDLGGKVVMKGISLLGVTGRRMYETWYQVEAFMLKNPDLLDKVITHIIPATDFQYGFDLMDEGACGKVVLDFQQVEKRLSA; this is encoded by the coding sequence ATGTTTACAATTGCTAAAACCGAAGCCACGCGCGGTATCTGGTCTGCAAACCGGAATTTCCCTGAAGGTCCGGGCCGTGGCATGGTTATGGTGGATGTGATTGCAGCGGGAATATGCGGTACGGATTACCACATATATAACTGGGATAGCTGGTCATCTGGCCGGATAAAAACACCGATGACAATTGGCCACGAATTTGTTGGTGTCATTAGTGCCCTGGGTGAAGGTGTGTCGGGTTACCGTTTGGGGGAGCGCGTGTCTGCTGAATGCCATATCGCCTGCGGTGAATGTCATTTTTGCCGGACAGGGAACGCGCATATATGTGAAAATACCTGTATTATTGGCGTTGATCGACCCGGGGCTTTTGCCCAACAAGTAGAAATTCCCGCTTCTAACCTTTGGCGTGTTCCAGATGCAATACCGGATCGCCATGCCGCGGTATATGATCCTGTCGGAAATGCAATGCACATGGTTGTGACAGCAAAAGTCACAGCCCGGGATGTCTTGATTGTCGGTGGCGGCCCAATTGGATTATTTGCGGCGGCAATTGCAAAGGCTCATGGCGCGCGAACCGTCATCGTACAGGAACCGAACCAATCGCGTGCTGCTATTGCCCAAAGCCTGGATATAGATCTTGTTGTCAATCCCCGAGCGCCCGAATGTGATGCTCAAATTCTGGAAGTTACCAACGGGCATGGTCCTGACGTTGTTCTTGAAGTCAGCGGTAACGGCGCGGCATTAAACGCTGCCCTCAACCTTGCGGCTCCGGGAGCCATAGTCGCGCTCCTAGGTATTCCCGGAGGGCCGGTCGAGCTTGATCTTGGAGGAAAAGTGGTCATGAAAGGTATTAGTCTTCTGGGTGTAACCGGCCGGCGTATGTATGAAACATGGTATCAGGTGGAAGCCTTTATGCTTAAAAATCCTGATTTGTTGGACAAGGTGATTACGCATATAATTCCGGCCACAGATTTTCAATACGGATTTGACCTGATGGATGAGGGAGCTTGCGGTAAAGTTGTCCTGGATTTTCAGCAGGTTGAAAAAAGGTTATCGGCATGA
- a CDS encoding glycine C-acetyltransferase, with translation MNSTLIDRLGLELAAADEAGTYKKLKSIESPIGARIKLHDKGEVTLLSSNDYLGFANHPEIIEAAKEALDAYGASTASVRFICGTQDIHQKLEHELALFHGTEAALTYSSCWAANTGLFSAITGPGDVILSDELNHASLIDGIRMTGKGVIRTVYKHSDMDDLEKKLLDHKDAPSRMIVTDGVFSMEGDIASLDQIVALAKKYDALIVLDDSHGLGVMGKTGLGTAEHFGVMDQIDIFTGTLGKALAAGTGGFVAGPKVVTETLIQKSRPHLFSNALPASVAAGGRKSLQLLKQNPERVAGLQMKAAAFRRRLNELGLNPLSGDSAVVPVIVGETATAIHLASKLLEQGIFVTGFGFPVVPEGEARLRFQISAAHTEAQLEEAASLLKELLN, from the coding sequence ATGAATTCGACATTAATTGATCGGCTGGGTTTAGAGCTGGCCGCTGCAGATGAGGCAGGTACTTACAAAAAGCTGAAATCAATTGAAAGCCCGATCGGAGCGCGCATAAAACTTCATGATAAGGGGGAGGTAACTCTCCTTTCGTCAAACGACTATTTGGGATTTGCCAATCACCCAGAGATTATTGAAGCTGCGAAAGAAGCGCTGGATGCCTACGGTGCCAGTACAGCCTCAGTTCGCTTCATATGCGGGACACAGGATATTCATCAAAAGCTTGAACATGAACTTGCCCTGTTTCATGGAACGGAAGCGGCATTGACTTACTCTTCGTGCTGGGCGGCAAACACCGGCCTGTTTTCTGCCATAACCGGACCGGGCGATGTTATTTTGTCTGATGAGTTGAACCATGCAAGCCTTATTGATGGCATTCGAATGACCGGCAAAGGTGTCATACGCACCGTATACAAGCACAGCGATATGGATGACCTGGAAAAGAAACTGCTAGATCATAAAGATGCCCCTTCAAGAATGATTGTAACAGATGGGGTGTTTTCGATGGAGGGAGACATTGCATCACTCGATCAAATCGTTGCCCTTGCAAAGAAATATGACGCCCTCATTGTGCTGGATGATTCACATGGCCTTGGTGTTATGGGTAAAACAGGATTGGGCACGGCGGAACATTTCGGCGTGATGGATCAGATTGACATATTTACCGGTACACTTGGCAAGGCACTCGCTGCAGGTACGGGTGGATTCGTGGCTGGCCCGAAAGTCGTGACCGAAACTCTTATCCAAAAATCCCGGCCACATTTATTTTCCAATGCGTTGCCTGCAAGTGTTGCGGCAGGGGGGCGAAAATCTTTGCAGTTGCTGAAGCAGAACCCGGAACGCGTCGCCGGATTGCAAATGAAAGCAGCCGCATTTCGGAGGCGACTTAATGAGCTCGGTCTTAATCCGCTTTCAGGAGATAGCGCTGTTGTGCCAGTCATTGTTGGCGAGACGGCAACGGCAATCCATCTGGCGTCGAAACTTCTAGAGCAGGGCATTTTCGTTACTGGTTTTGGTTTTCCTGTCGTACCCGAAGGCGAAGCGCGGCTGAGGTTCCAGATTTCAGCAGCACATACAGAGGCGCAATTGGAAGAAGCTGCATCACTGTTGAAAGAACTCCTGAATTAA
- the betA gene encoding choline dehydrogenase produces MAKTDAFDYVIIGAGSAGSVLANRLSEDADVTVLLLEAGGRAPWWDWRIHMPSALSYPMHTASLAWQYYTEPQKYLNNRKLYWPRGKTLGGSSSINGMCYVRGHALDYDGWAKLPGLEDWSYANCLPYFRKAETYDRGADEYRGGDGPLNVSVGPCENPLYNAWIEAGQQAGYPFSEDMNGYQQEGVARMDMTVHNGRRWSTSLAYLEPAKKRPNLTIRTGASTRQILFEGVRAIGVEYGTGREKSTVKATREVICAAGSINSPQLLMISGIGPGEQLRQLGITPKIDLAGVGQNLQDHLELYVQQECTQPITLYKVMSPLAKMKVGMEWMFLKKGLGATNHFESGGFIRSEPGIEHPNLQYHFLPMAVRYDGGNPTDRHGYQAHVGPMRSNSVGYMTLRSGNIDDAPILEPNYNSTEEDRRELRDGVKLTREIFAQAGFDPYRGKELAPGADVKTDDEIDAFVRETVETAYHPSCTCKMGTDELSVVDHAGKVHGAENLRVVDSSIMPNIVSGNLNAPTIMMAEKIADLIRNVEPLPASNAAVYKSRNWQDAQR; encoded by the coding sequence ATGGCAAAAACCGACGCGTTTGATTATGTGATTATAGGAGCCGGATCGGCCGGATCCGTGCTGGCGAACCGGCTTTCTGAAGATGCGGACGTTACGGTATTGCTTTTAGAGGCCGGCGGCAGAGCCCCTTGGTGGGATTGGCGTATACATATGCCATCTGCCTTGAGTTATCCTATGCATACGGCGTCTCTTGCCTGGCAATATTATACGGAACCGCAAAAATATCTGAACAATCGGAAATTATACTGGCCGCGCGGCAAAACGCTCGGCGGTTCCTCTTCAATTAACGGTATGTGTTATGTCAGAGGACATGCGCTGGATTATGACGGCTGGGCAAAACTTCCGGGCCTGGAGGATTGGTCCTATGCAAATTGTTTGCCTTATTTCAGGAAAGCGGAAACATATGATCGCGGGGCTGACGAATATCGGGGAGGGGATGGTCCGCTTAACGTGTCAGTTGGACCTTGCGAAAATCCATTATACAATGCCTGGATAGAAGCTGGGCAGCAGGCAGGGTATCCGTTTTCAGAAGATATGAACGGGTATCAGCAAGAAGGCGTTGCCCGGATGGATATGACAGTCCACAACGGACGTCGCTGGAGTACGTCACTCGCTTATCTTGAGCCAGCGAAAAAGCGACCCAATCTGACCATTCGGACAGGCGCGTCCACGCGGCAGATTTTATTTGAAGGCGTCAGAGCAATTGGTGTTGAATATGGTACGGGCCGGGAGAAATCTACCGTAAAAGCCACAAGGGAAGTTATTTGCGCCGCCGGGTCAATTAATTCGCCACAATTGTTGATGATCTCCGGTATCGGTCCGGGGGAGCAGCTTCGCCAATTGGGGATAACGCCGAAAATCGATCTAGCTGGCGTTGGACAGAACCTTCAGGATCATCTTGAGCTATATGTCCAGCAGGAATGTACGCAGCCAATTACCCTATATAAAGTAATGTCACCGCTGGCAAAGATGAAAGTCGGAATGGAGTGGATGTTCCTTAAAAAGGGATTGGGAGCAACCAATCACTTTGAATCCGGCGGTTTTATTCGAAGTGAGCCTGGAATTGAGCATCCGAATTTACAGTATCATTTTCTGCCAATGGCGGTTCGATATGATGGCGGAAATCCGACAGATAGGCATGGATATCAGGCACATGTCGGGCCGATGCGATCCAATAGTGTTGGATATATGACCCTTCGCAGCGGAAATATAGATGATGCTCCAATATTGGAGCCAAATTACAATTCCACCGAAGAAGACAGGCGTGAACTAAGAGATGGGGTTAAGCTGACACGGGAAATTTTTGCGCAGGCCGGGTTTGATCCCTATCGTGGGAAAGAACTGGCGCCTGGCGCAGACGTCAAAACCGATGACGAAATTGACGCCTTTGTGCGTGAGACGGTGGAAACAGCATACCACCCAAGTTGTACCTGCAAGATGGGGACTGACGAATTGTCTGTAGTTGATCATGCCGGCAAGGTACATGGAGCTGAGAATCTAAGAGTTGTCGATAGCTCGATCATGCCAAATATTGTGAGCGGCAATCTAAATGCACCAACTATTATGATGGCGGAAAAGATTGCGGACCTGATCAGGAATGTGGAGCCGTTACCGGCAAGTAATGCCGCTGTCTACAAATCCCGCAACTGGCAAGATGCACAAAGATAG
- the betB gene encoding betaine-aldehyde dehydrogenase — MASTTNLPLFIGGKACKAISRKKFENINPASGKKICDVEQAGRRDIEKAVVAARKGFAVWSAMSGTERGRILIKAAQILRERRKELAEIEVRDTGKPISEALVVDIDSGADALEFFGGLAADIKGDHHDLGESAFAYTRREPLGICAGIGAWNYPMQIACWKTAPALACGNSMIFKPSEMTPTNAFMLAGILKQAGLPDGVYNVVHGMGETGHFLASHPDIDKISFTGSVPTGKLVLKDAAETVKYVTMELGGKSPLIIFDDSQLDNAVSAAMNANFYTQGEVCSNGTRVYVHEDIHDDFIEALKERTEAMVIGDPMSAKTHIGSLINKSHLEKVLEYVRLGIEEGAYLVSGGEEVAVKKLSGGSFMSPAIFTACQDDMRICREEIFGPVMSVMSFREEEEVINRANDTELGLSAGVFTQNLARAHRVVAKLRAGTCWINNYNLTPIGVPFGGYKQSGIGRENAAGAIEHFTQVKSVYVELGDVECDY; from the coding sequence ATGGCTAGCACAACGAACTTACCACTATTCATTGGCGGCAAAGCTTGTAAGGCAATTTCTAGAAAAAAATTCGAAAATATAAATCCGGCATCCGGGAAGAAAATTTGCGACGTTGAACAAGCCGGCAGACGTGACATCGAAAAGGCTGTTGTCGCAGCGAGGAAGGGATTTGCTGTCTGGTCGGCCATGAGTGGTACGGAACGCGGGCGTATCTTGATAAAAGCTGCTCAAATCCTTCGTGAGCGCCGTAAAGAGCTGGCAGAAATTGAAGTCAGGGACACAGGTAAGCCTATTTCTGAAGCTTTGGTTGTCGATATCGATAGCGGGGCAGATGCTTTGGAATTTTTCGGTGGTCTGGCGGCGGATATCAAGGGCGATCACCATGATTTGGGCGAGAGTGCCTTCGCCTATACCCGTCGGGAACCTTTGGGGATATGTGCAGGTATCGGTGCGTGGAATTATCCTATGCAAATTGCCTGCTGGAAGACCGCACCTGCCTTGGCCTGTGGCAATTCAATGATATTTAAGCCTTCTGAAATGACTCCCACAAATGCGTTTATGCTTGCAGGCATATTGAAACAAGCGGGGTTGCCGGATGGTGTTTACAATGTTGTTCATGGCATGGGCGAAACGGGTCATTTTCTCGCCAGCCACCCGGACATAGATAAAATCTCGTTCACTGGATCCGTGCCGACAGGCAAGCTGGTTTTGAAGGATGCAGCTGAAACGGTCAAATATGTGACCATGGAATTAGGCGGAAAATCACCTCTTATTATATTTGATGACAGCCAACTTGATAATGCAGTTTCGGCAGCAATGAATGCCAATTTTTATACTCAGGGTGAGGTCTGTTCTAATGGAACGAGAGTGTATGTCCATGAAGACATCCATGACGATTTTATAGAAGCGTTGAAAGAACGAACTGAGGCCATGGTAATCGGCGATCCTATGAGTGCGAAGACGCATATAGGGTCGCTTATTAATAAATCCCACCTGGAGAAAGTTCTGGAATATGTTCGATTGGGCATCGAAGAGGGTGCGTATCTAGTATCAGGTGGAGAGGAAGTTGCCGTAAAAAAACTTTCCGGCGGTAGCTTTATGTCTCCCGCAATTTTTACCGCTTGCCAGGATGATATGCGGATTTGCCGGGAAGAAATATTTGGTCCGGTCATGTCGGTGATGAGTTTTCGGGAAGAGGAAGAAGTTATTAACCGCGCAAATGATACCGAATTAGGTTTGTCCGCAGGTGTTTTTACTCAGAATTTGGCGCGGGCACATCGCGTCGTCGCGAAGTTAAGGGCAGGGACATGCTGGATCAATAACTATAATTTGACACCCATCGGTGTTCCATTTGGTGGCTATAAGCAGTCCGGTATTGGCCGTGAAAACGCCGCAGGAGCTATCGAGCATTTTACCCAGGTAAAAAGTGTCTATGTAGAACTTGGCGATGTGGAGTGCGATTACTGA
- a CDS encoding EamA family transporter: MEAWIPITIFAAFFQNVRTAMQKYLKDRLSTGGATYVRFIFGAPFALLYILGLDHFTDLSIPSPNIEFGMFAVVGGLAQILATALLVSLFSLKNFAVGTTYSKTETVQAAIFGIVILGESLGYGASLAIVISFVGILLISMSSSSFGFREFLTGWTSKAAAYGLLSGAFFGISAVSYRAAALALGGEGAIVQAAFTLVCVLFFQTAVMTVYLPIREPGQIVKVMKAWRVAIFVGLTGMLGSVGWFTAMTLQNAAYVRALGQIELVFTFLVSYFYFKEKTNKIEATGISLIILGILVLLLD; the protein is encoded by the coding sequence ATGGAAGCCTGGATACCAATTACAATTTTTGCTGCGTTCTTTCAAAATGTCAGAACAGCAATGCAAAAGTATCTTAAGGATCGTTTGAGTACGGGCGGGGCGACTTATGTCCGGTTTATATTCGGCGCACCATTTGCCCTCCTTTACATCCTCGGTCTTGACCATTTTACAGACTTATCCATTCCGTCACCGAATATTGAATTTGGCATGTTTGCTGTCGTCGGTGGATTGGCTCAGATTCTGGCTACAGCTCTTCTGGTTTCGTTGTTTAGCTTGAAGAATTTTGCGGTCGGAACGACCTATTCAAAGACAGAAACCGTGCAAGCAGCAATTTTCGGCATCGTAATCCTGGGGGAAAGTTTGGGATATGGCGCTAGCTTGGCAATTGTAATCAGCTTCGTTGGTATCCTTCTCATTTCAATGTCGAGCAGTTCATTCGGGTTTCGTGAATTTTTGACAGGCTGGACCAGTAAGGCGGCAGCTTATGGCTTGTTGTCTGGCGCTTTTTTCGGTATTTCGGCAGTATCATATCGCGCCGCCGCACTTGCGCTTGGTGGCGAGGGCGCCATTGTACAAGCCGCCTTTACGCTCGTATGTGTTCTTTTCTTTCAAACGGCTGTTATGACCGTTTATCTACCAATTCGAGAGCCCGGACAAATCGTCAAAGTGATGAAAGCTTGGCGTGTCGCCATATTTGTCGGTTTAACCGGTATGCTTGGGTCGGTCGGTTGGTTTACTGCGATGACATTACAAAATGCCGCGTATGTTCGCGCTTTGGGCCAAATTGAACTGGTTTTCACTTTTTTGGTTTCATATTTCTATTTCAAGGAAAAAACAAACAAGATCGAAGCGACCGGTATTTCGCTGATTATATTGGGTATTCTTGTCCTGCTGCTTGATTAA